The following DNA comes from Oncorhynchus masou masou isolate Uvic2021 chromosome 21, UVic_Omas_1.1, whole genome shotgun sequence.
atcactcatcttGAAAAACATGTACTAAAAACTTGAAAATCAAAGCTCCATTATTAACACAATGAAAATATCTAATGATTTTGTATTGAAATAATGAAATAGCATGGGCGACCGAGGAAAACAAATGGCTACAATTTAAGACCAAGTGGCAAACAATAATgtaggcactagggatgggggggggtgaGCATGCAGGTCTGGGCAGATGAGATGTAGTCATTGTTTGTGTGCATCTAAGTTGTTATTCGTATATAGAGTGAATAAGAAATACaaattaaaaaatacaaaatattaaattaaataaaaaaatgtaagagCTAAATGGACATTACACAGTGGCAGCCTAATGAAATTAAACTGATGTTTGAGTGGAGATCTGAATGCCAACTCACCTGTTAGATCATACACCATCAGTAGGAGGTGTATAGAGTAAGCTGCCATACTGGACACTAGCAGCAACTGCAGAGACCGAGTGGACAGGAGTCAATATTCACCACCAAAGTGACACACTGATGTAAAATACTGACTCCTGTCCACTCGGTCCCTGCAGCTCAAATTACTACATCTAGAACAATCTACAGTTATCATTTCGCTACTAAAGGAGATGGGTGTATTGGCGTGGAGCTTCAAGAGAAAGAGCTGAGTAGTGAGCACAAAACGAAGGAGTTAGGGGGCAGCTCTATATTTTAACTAAAATATGCATCTGTTCTTCTCACCCAAAGCCCACTATACCGGTGTTGGCCATTGCATAGGCCAGGTCCAGGATGGCACTGCCCATGATGACCTTCATCAGATTGAAGACAGATGAAGGAGGCCCCTTTATCCCTTGCCTCCTCTGGGGAGATaatagagcaagagagagagagacagaagagaaaggggggggggtagaCATACAGATAACTCAGTCAAATCAATCAGCTCACTAAAAAATAATGTACTATTACATGAAAGAACAATGTCAAATTCTAACATAATCCAGGAAGTGAATCAATTTAGAGGAAAGCTTTCTGAGACCCACTGTGCTACTGTGATGTGAACACTGCAGTGGAATGTAGTGTGGGATCAGTGAAAGGAATAGGACATGAGGAGAGTGGATTTGAGCCCTAGCCTGCAGGACAGCTGCCAGAGCTGGGTGTATTGACAATGATGCCTGGTTTGGTTTGGCCTCTAATAGGGGATATCCTGGAGATCCAGCCATAACCCTGGTGTCAATGTCAAAGCAAACCAGAGTATGAGAGTCTGGATTAACCTATGAGTTATTGGATCTGATATAGTCATGGTTCCAGCAGTGGTGGATAGGAAGTGCGCTATTATTACATCAGGAGGGATAAATATACAGCAGACTAATAATGCAGGGGAAGTTTGGGGTTATCAGAGTATGCAGTAGTGGACCTGTAGTGCTCGCTAAGAGTGATCGGTATTTTGACATAGGCCTTCACAACAGATCTTTATGACAGAGTTCCCTTAGCCTTAACTACAAGAGGGGATATGTGAACTAGCAAGAGGAGAGGCTCCCTCTGTGCTGCACTGAAATGTCTGAGGTGCTCCACTTCCCTTGTAGGCCTGTTTGTTGAGCTGTAATCAGTCATCATAACGAGTAACCATCAGTCATTTTAAAGACTTGTGTTGCAATTCTTGACCTCATATTAGGGGTCATTATTTGTCTCGTCAATAACTCTAGGGTTCACTTCAGCGTCACTTTACAGTGGGATGTGTGATAAATAAATAATGTTTCaggtcatttccatgtaaaaaggTCCCATGAGCAGCAACATGGGAAGTTCATAGGAACATATAAAATTGGGTggcaaatgaaagctaagagacTTTACATTTTGTGAAATTAAGGCATAGATACATTTTATCTTAAAAATTAGGCATAAGTAatggctttgatttctggtcaaacagattGAAAAGGAGTCTTGGAAAACAGCTACCACAAAAAGTCTTAGAAGTTAAAGATATGTTGGGTTCTGGTAAAGGAATTTCAATGCACAAggaattttttttaaagacattttCTAATTTATCTACCGCATGAGGAGGGAGAATAAGGAAAGTttacagaagtaacaagtaaaggtagacctacAAATGTATTAGTGTTTTTCTGATATCCATTTTTGTTTATGAATTAAGTGATTAAAACTTGTAAATAACTGAAAAATCAGTAACGTAATTACTGTAATTAAATTTGTTACAATGGGGaatcatagtagtcacaaaccacagtttgATCACCTGCTACGGttctcccttccactggcatactgtcatgttcagctcataacggttttctttccctttctgtcgTGGTCAAAGCGAGTATGAAAACAGTAtgacaaccctccctctctccagttaATGTTACCTCTCCCAAGTCTTACTGACTCCTACTCatgagccccctctctctccagttaatgttACCTCTCCCAGGTCTTACTGACTCCTACCCAGTCGACCCTGGCCTAGATGTGGCACACTCACCTATGAGTGTCGACCCTGGCCTAGATTTCTACATCCACTGACATGGTTTTTTGGGCTGGTTCAAACCGGCCTTGATTTGGCCCAAAAAatatagacgtctatgattggtgaatggaccaaatctgaaccaatcatggaCGTCTATGTTTCACATGTTTGGGcaccacagtacagtaaagaaaagtagagttcagtacagtagagaacactagagtacagtataatataatgtactgtgatgtctatgtttcacaagtttggacatctatgattggttcagatttggtccgacCTGGACCAACCAAATTTGGTCTAGCTTGGTGGCGGACCTCAAACTAATAGCCAGTGTGTTGAATAATTCCCATAAATGCAatattgcatatttctacctttgtgtacctatttaggacacatcaccatgaagagaatgatattcatatccataattatgcatttatATATAGTAAAGATCAGGGACCCAAGAGATAATTCTGTTACTCTAATTCTGTTAccgggtgtaaatccacttcacttactgtagtttaataacctaAATAAATGTTTTCAAACTCAAGGAGTCATGTCTTAGTTTAGCCTCTTTTAGAATCCGATTATTAAATACTTACACTTTCGTCTCTAACATATATGCTTATCATTCCGGAACAGACCAATTACAAGTCAGAATGTTAAACAAAAGTAATTTCAATTTACTGACCTCAGAATTTGTCCCTATGTCTGACACAAAATAACCACTGGGAAGTGTTATCAACTTAACCGTCAGTACGCTGGTCTGTATATCGATTTGTATTTCTGGTTTTCTATTTTCAATACCGACGCAATTCACACGTGATAAACACTATATAGATGAGCCTAACTGAACACCGTCCCACACAATCAGCTGGCAAATTTAACAAACACTTCCAGCTGATTGTGAGGAAACGTGCGTCGGTCAAATACGATCGGTTATTGTTTACTTATTGTGCATCAAGTGCAACATGTCAGGAGATTGAAAATACAAGCTACAGAACCCATTGGTGCCACATAATGTTGGGTAAACAACACTTTCCTGGGGATACCCCATCTCCACCTCCTACCATCAAAAATACCAACAGCACAGAAAAACCAGTAAAAAAGGAAATATCATTTTCCTCAAAATGCTGGTTTATAGAGACTCTTTTTAAACTGAATATCCATGGGGTAACCTTGGTAACAATCTGATGTTTAGGCAGTTCAttgctgacaccccattctttctgcagacatctttgaatcttaataCAGAGGGAGATTTTACTGGAATTCTGTTACCAAATTTAGCATCTGTACAGTTCTTCCATGAAGTGTTTTTGTAAGATTtgtgtaaattgttcaaagtTGTCCTAGTGCATAGAGCTGTGGTTTATTAAAACTTTGAAAGTTCAGCCTAATTCCGTTAAAGTGGAATGGCCCCACATCGAAAACAGCAAGAAATACGTAGTCTAACAGTCACCATCTGTTTACTcgagaataaaaaaaaaaacatgaattctAGTGAGTTGTGTACTGTAACTCCCTGGGGCCAAACCACTGTAAAATGTGGACTTGCAATGACAAACAGCATGAAATTAGAATGTGCATGATTTCCAAAGTGTTGAGAGAGACAATGCAAGTGGAACTAAAGTTGTCATGTGAAATAGAATTGCACCGATTGAGCATGTGATTCATGTCCACTACCTACCTGCCAGTCCTCCTTTCTGACTATTTTACTTTACAGCTGGAGATCAAATTTCAATAtttaaacaatgttgcaaatgtcaggcAGACCAGGttttatacaaatctccactaTTGAAAACCAATTTCTAGTCTAAAAGTAATGGGAGATAGTAAATAGGTATTAATAGCTTTAGCTGGTGGTCACACGTAgaatagacaccagctggaatgcggttttaaccaatcagcaaccaggattagacccacccgtttaTAATTAGGCAACAAGGCTTGAGGGGGTGcgttatatggccaatataccacggctaagtgaTGTTCTTATGCATGACGCTGCGccgagtgcctggatacagcccttagccgtggtatattggccacataccctgaggtgccttattgttattataaactagttaccaacATAATAAAGGGCAGTAAAAAAATGTCATAGCCGtggtataccacggctgtcagccaatcagcattctggGCTAGAAGCACCCAGTTTATAAGACTGCATAGCTACTAGAAATCAATTGTAGTGGGCTAGATGTAACCGTGGAACATACAAGGGATCCTACGCCTGTTGCAGAAAGAAACGTTAACGAAATCCTGGATGCCAATAAGTGAGCACACAATTATTAAACTGATGCCTCTTAATTCCTGGCTAGAGGCTGAATGCTCACTTACATTTCCCAGGAGAGGGGTGGTCTTGTTGCCATGATCAGTGTGAACGGTGGTGCCTTCTACATTGATAATCAGTCTCCGGGTGATTTGACCTCAAGCGAGAGGTTAGCAGTAAGTTACTTACAACAACCAATACAATAGCTACCTCAGCTGTGCAGTTCGTGGTGCCTGGTGGATACAGCGTTTCCTTTAACCAACTAAATCTACTCCACTATGAGGACCCGTATATGCAACTTCTCACAGCTGATTTGAGGTGGTCATATGACATGAAAACGCTTCTGGTTTTATTCGTCGCGGATTGGCTAGAAATGCACAGCAAGTCCACTAATGATGACGTCTAAACATGCGCGTGCTCTGTAGAAGCGATGTTGAGGTGGGGAATGCGTTTTAATGTTTATGGTTTTATTGAATAAATGTATGATCTTTCCATGCAATAATATTAACAAAAAGTAAGCATTCAATGTTGTTTGCCAATCATTTGTCATATCTATTAGTTAGTCATTTTTCTAATGTTGATATTTAGGTCATATTTTAAGGAGACCTCTACGATTTGTCTTTGCAGGATTGTTCCTAGTATCTTCTCACTACTACAAACTCAAAACTGCGTTAAATCTCGCTGTCGATACCGGACCCTGTGTTCAGTGGTCCTGCAGCCGGACCGAGCATCAACTTGTTCTGAGAGTGTTTCGAAGCCGATGCTTGAGCAGCATCAACACAGCGGGATGGATCCCAGCCTATACACAGCTCCTCCTGAGGTCCGAGGTATGACCTGTTTGGATAAAGACGTCTTCTCCCAGACAGTTATTGTCCCAGCCCTGCGTGTGCCTAAAGAAGTCCTCAATAAATTGGTTAAGAGCCTGAAAAAAGTAGCACTCCAGCGCCCGGGCATACGAAGAGTGGTTGAGGTTGAAGGCAGCGATGACGAGAGGCTCTTGTTGCTGGACCCTGCCAGTGTCTCCTCACCCAGCTCATTCAGCGATGCAGAAGCCGAGGCGTTGCAGTCATTTGGAGTACCCCAAGAGCTCCAGCGGTACGAGCTGCGGCTGACCTATGACAACCTGAAGAGTGAGGAGATTCTGCGCGCTGTGCTGCCAGAAGGCCAAGACGTCACCTCGGGGTTTAGTCGAGTGGGTCACATTGCGCACATGAACCTGCGGGACCACCAGCTGCCCTACAGAAACCTCATAGGTGAGTGTGCCACAAACATAATGTACTATTCTGCATTACAACAATCTGTCAGAAGACAGGCATGGGTAACAGTAATGCTATTGACAGGTTATGTATTTTATGCTCTTGAATCCCTGACCACGCTCCCAGGATTGTATTTCCTGAGTGGTCAAGCTAGAGATGAAATACGTTAAGTGTGTGTGAGGAATACGATAGTGCTGATTCATTGTTTTACTGACATGATGCAGTCTTGCAAATCCATTTCCAGGCCAAGTCATAATGGATAAGAACCCTGGGGTGACCTGTGTGGTCAATAAGACCAACACCATCGACTCCGCCTACCGCAACTTCAAGATGGAGGTGATGGCTGGAGAGGAAAAGATGGTGGCTAAAGTAAGTCCTATGAGATTGTGCTTTTGATTAAACATATTTTATCATGAAATCAGAGGCGTGGGCATTGCATTCCTCTCTCATTGTTGCAGGTGCGTGAGAACGGCGTGACATACGAGTTTGATTTCTCCCGTGTGTATTGGAACCCTCGTCTTAGCACCGAGCATGAGCGTGTGGTGGCTCTTCTGAAACGCGGTGACACTGTGCTGGATGTGTTTGCTGGCGTGGGTCCTTTTGCCATCCCCGCTGCCCGCCGTGGCTGCACTGTGCTGGCCAACGACCTCAACCCCGAGTCTCACCGCTGGCTGCAGCACAACTGCAAACTGAACAAGGTGGAGCGTAAGGTCACCACCTTTAACCTGGATGGCAGGGCCTTCATCCAGGGGCCACTGAAGCAGCAGCTgcctgtcatgatgaaggggacAGTCAGTGTGCATGTGGTCATGAACCTTCCTGCCTTGGCCCTGGAGTTCCTGGATGCCTTCAGAGGCCTGCTGGACCAGGGACATTCCTGTGATGTGAATCTGCCGCAGGTGCACTGCTATGGGTTCTCTAAGGAGGATGACCCCCAGAAAGACGTGGTGGAAAGGGCCTCAGCCAGCCTGGGGTTCTCCCTAGAGGGGCTGTGCTCTGTACATCTAGTGCGGAACGTGGCCCCCAACAAGGAGATGATGTGTGTGAGCTTCACCATCCCCAAAGAGGTTCTCTTcagcagagagagcacacagaCAGGTGAGCTTTCATTCACACAGTACCAGGGTTGGGGTTAATTCCACCAATTCAGACTCCAGGTCAGTCTTTGAATTCAGAGATTTCAATCTTCAATATTATCCAACAAATTCCAATTCCCTCAGGCTTATGTCACTGTTCTGACAGCCTAGCTGTATTGGAAATAGAAGTTGAAATTATTTAAAACAAATCCTACAGTCAATTTGATACTAAGTGCATTAATTCCATTAACTGGGAAATGTACAAATAAGAAATTCCAAAGATTATATCAAACAGTCCAAATTCCAATGCAATAACTTGAAGAATGAATTCAAATATAATTCAAGATTTGAAATGTCACATTTAATTTTAATTGGCACCAACCCTAAACAGTATAACACACATGCATTCTCTGAAAGACTGAAAATACTAATACCATTTGTCCTCTCCTCAGAAGCCATAGAAGAACCAGCCCCAAAGAGACAAAAGTGTGCAGAGACAACAAATTGAATATATTTGACCAAGGAGCTCATTCTGAGAAATGGAATTGTACATTTTATTTTTGAACTctgttcatgttattttataaTAGTGTCAATAAAGCTGACATGATCTAAATCATGGTTATGCCTTGACCTAAAAAGAACATACAAACAGGTATGTGTTGACTGTATTTGAAATACTGGTCCATTATCCAGGTCCCACAATTAGGCATTGTTTCAATAGTTTTCTTATCCAACAACTGGCttcatgtgtttgttttttttaaataaaaaaataagatcATACAAAAATGGCAACATATACATCCTGATCTGACTTCAGACCAAAGTCCACTGTCCATAGCTCCCTCCACAATGtagaacaggggggggggggtcatttgaGTCCTGTGATAATTGACAGCTTCATATTTCTGAGTTTCTGTGTCAGTTCCAGAGGGGGTCAGTCCAGTAACGGCATCCTGGATGGCTCGATGACACACATGTCCTGGGGCTGGGCAATGCGCACGTGGTTCAGATACCTGCAAATGGAAAGAGAGAAGAAACGCCTCATGTAAGCACCTGTAGTCTGTTATCCCCTCTCCTTCAACATCCCTATATTAGCATCactgctactaactactactGTATATGTGATGTAAAGATCAATCGACAGTCTGCATAGGTGGTGAGGCCTTTAAAAACGACCCCGGCTACACTCCCCCCCCCAAAACCTCTTTCTCAACACTAAGGATCTGGATCACATTCTGCGCATGTGTTattttacagacacacacattggtTTTTCTAATGTAACTGCTGCCCAAACTGCCCCACGTTTCACTTTTTAACTTACCCTCTTCTGAACCATGATGATGTAGCTTAAATTTGTATGAACATGTCAATGTATTTTGTGTTAAACATGTAAATAGCTGCATGTAGCCTACTACCCTCCTGAAAAGAAAAAACATGAAATCACACTTATGTTTACTGAGGAATGGAATGCAATAGTTCATACAGTTGTGTACAACATGACGTTTGCAGGAAATCGCGCTTATACTTAATAGCCTACTGAGGGAATGCAATAGTTTGAAAAGTTGTTTGTACAACATGAAGTTTGTAGGCTACACCAGTGACCAGACAAAAGGCGACCAAGGAGGTGAGGCGGCGGAGCACTCAGCACAGCAGCTACGTAGGCAGCTACGTAGGCAGCAGAGCACTCAGCACAGCAGCTACGTAGGCAGCTACGTAGGCAGCGGAGCACTCAGCACAGCAGCTACGTAGGCAGCTACGTAGGCAGCGGAGCACTCAGCACAGCAGCTACGTAGGCAGCGGAGCACTCAGCACAGCAGCTACGTAGGCAGCGGAGCGGGCACATGGCAGAAAATGCTTTTAGCCTGGACAAAGTGGGATATAGAAACTCTACCCGTAGCCACTCCATATAGCATTCtgggtttattttatttttaagtgTGTACAGATGTAGCCCTAGCCCACCAAGGACCCTATTTCAGCTTTTCAGAAGATGGCATGTCACTGTTTATTTTCACTCTGAGCTGTAGATGGAAAAACAGCCGAGCTGTCGACTTAGACCCTAGTCCATGGTGACCAGTGCTCTTCCACTGGGGGGTGACCTGACCTGTAGCCCCACCCTCTCTAATCcttcctcctcacacacacacactcaggtccTGGGCTGTCAGTTAGCTCAGTGGGCACTAGGGGAacaactctcctccctcctcctcttggcCTCCCTCAGTGGGTTCTACAGTCTCTGGCTACTAAGCTAACATAGTCCTCAAGCGACTGAGGTCCAAAGCAACAAAGACAGCACACACTCACCCCCCTCCTTTCCCACACTCACAGCCCCAACAGAAAGTGCTAAAGCCCCCACACGAGTCAGGCTTTGTGCCCCCTGTCCCTGAGAGCCAGGGAAACTTCAAAGTGAAATAGGAAGCGAGAGCACAGACAGCCCTCTGATTTGTGCTccggttcagtctgctttacagaGTAACCCAACACCTGTGGGGAGGCTCAGAGTGAaactgggagggaggaggaggaggtggtgtgtgtgtgtgtgtgtgtggaatacgTGTGTTGGAATATGTGTTTATGGAGCATTTCTTTTTGGCAGTTTGGATGCGTGTCAGTGTGTATTTAACATTGTTTTTCCTCGTGAGTTTCCATGATATACAATATATGGAAAATAGACTAATATCTAAAAACCAACTGCTAAGCATAATATATacatggtcattaatatggcaTTTACTAATGTGCTATGCACTTACATTAACAGAAAATGAAGTCTAGTCATCAGTGGTTAAGTTCCAGACATACAAAGAGAGGGCAGATCGGGTTTTGTACATAAAGACCACTTCACCCACTAGAGAAACAACAAGTCCAAAACAGGCATCGCAGTGATTATTAATAATAACTTCATTAAGCACGAGCTCCCTGTAGCCGGTCCTTCACGGCGCACTTGAGGGAGGCCTTCTCCGATGGCTTCCTGCTCCTCTCCCCACAGCAGATGAGTGCCGTCTATTGATTATATTGTACTGGGCCTTTAACAGTGAAAAAGTGGTCTATTTCCAGTCCGGCTAAGTCTGCTCTTCCTGCTAATCTAATCCCCAAGCTACACATGTGGTCATTCCTTCCAAGAAAGCTGAGAGCCCTGTAACTTTATACCAGTCTGCCcctaaggaggaggagaagagagaataaTGGGGGGAGAAGGagcaagagatggagaaagagcaggaggATGCAGAGTAAAATCACCTTTGGGTATCATCACCAGCCAGTCCTCCAGTCTACAGCCATTAAACCAACAGTCTGTCTTCTCCCCCTAACACCACCCGTTAGTTCAGTACTGCTCCATTAACTCTGCTCCCCCTGACACCACCCGTTAGTTCAGTACTGCTCCATTAACTCTGCTCCCCTAACACCACCCGTTAGTTCAGTACTGCTCCATTAACTCTGCTCCCCCTAACACCACCCGTTAGTTCAGTACTGCTCCATTAACTCTGCTCCCCCTAACACCACCCGTTAGTTCAGTACTGCTCCATTAACTCTGCTCCCCCTAACACCACCCGTTAGTTCAGTACTGCTCCATTAACTCTGCTCCCCTAACACCACCCGTTAGTTCAGTACTGCTCCATTAACTCTGCTCCCCCTAACACCACCCGTTAGTTCAGTACTGCTCCATTAACTCTGCTCCCCCTAACACCACCCGTTAGTTCAGTACTGCTCCATTAACTCTGCTCCCCCTAACACCACCCGTTAGTTCAGTGCTGCTCCATTAACTCTGCTCCCCCTAACACCACCCGTTAGTTCAGTACTGCTCCATTAACTCTGCTCCTGTAAGTGCATCTCGTCCCAAAGCTCTACTTTATACACACACCAGCATAGAAGCTTCCAAcgaatgcgcacacacacacacttcagcaaTCCATCACATCACCCTTCTCTTTAGTGGAAATAACACTGACTGTACATGACACTGAatacacagacagaggaagacTACAGACACACAATGAATAGACAGACAAATATTTCATGGACTCTTGGTAGAACATTTGCAAACATACAATGAAGTTTGGTACACACCACGATCGACTGACTACTATACATACTGTGTGAACGAGACACTTAACAGTATACACGGTGCACTGAACCAGCTTTGACAAAGTTAGACttacctctctccaccctccttccctcccttaccCCTCGTTCTTTTTCTCCCAGAGGACTGGCTGCCTTTTGTTCACAGGCCTCTGAAACCCAAGCCGTTTCGGCCGGTAACATCTTTCACTCTCCGGGCCCCACTGGAGCATTAACTGCAACTCGATCTGGGCCTTTTCAAAGCCTCCTGTTATTGGGTAAATATGGGTCACTTTGGAATGGTCCATTATGTCGCTTAGGGGGGCGGGAATAGACTAATGCAGACGATAGAGATGACTGAA
Coding sequences within:
- the LOC135508139 gene encoding tRNA (guanine(37)-N1)-methyltransferase-like isoform X2, with the protein product MLRIVPSIFSLLQTQNCVKSRCRYRTLCSVVLQPDRASTCSESVSKPMLEQHQHSGMDPSLYTAPPEVRGMTCLDKDVFSQTVIVPALRVPKEVLNKLVKSLKKVALQRPGIRRVVEVEGSDDERLLLLDPASVSSPSSFSDAEAEALQSFGVPQELQRYELRLTYDNLKSEEILRAVLPEGQDVTSGFSRVGHIAHMNLRDHQLPYRNLIGQVIMDKNPGVTCVVNKTNTIDSAYRNFKMEVMAGEEKMVAKVRENGVTYEFDFSRVYWNPRLSTEHERVVALLKRGDTVLDVFAGVGPFAIPAARRGCTVLANDLNPESHRWLQHNCKLNKVERKVTTFNLDGRAFIQGPLKQQLPVMMKGTVSVHVVMNLPALALEFLDAFRGLLDQGHSCDVNLPQVHCYGFSKEDDPQKDVVERASASLGFSLEGLCSVHLVRNVAPNKEMMCVSFTIPKEVLFSRESTQTEAIEEPAPKRQKCAETTN
- the LOC135508139 gene encoding tRNA (guanine(37)-N1)-methyltransferase-like isoform X1, producing MFMVLLNKCMIFPCNNINKKIVPSIFSLLQTQNCVKSRCRYRTLCSVVLQPDRASTCSESVSKPMLEQHQHSGMDPSLYTAPPEVRGMTCLDKDVFSQTVIVPALRVPKEVLNKLVKSLKKVALQRPGIRRVVEVEGSDDERLLLLDPASVSSPSSFSDAEAEALQSFGVPQELQRYELRLTYDNLKSEEILRAVLPEGQDVTSGFSRVGHIAHMNLRDHQLPYRNLIGQVIMDKNPGVTCVVNKTNTIDSAYRNFKMEVMAGEEKMVAKVRENGVTYEFDFSRVYWNPRLSTEHERVVALLKRGDTVLDVFAGVGPFAIPAARRGCTVLANDLNPESHRWLQHNCKLNKVERKVTTFNLDGRAFIQGPLKQQLPVMMKGTVSVHVVMNLPALALEFLDAFRGLLDQGHSCDVNLPQVHCYGFSKEDDPQKDVVERASASLGFSLEGLCSVHLVRNVAPNKEMMCVSFTIPKEVLFSRESTQTEAIEEPAPKRQKCAETTN